AATCCCTCTCCTAGGGCCTTCTCTCGCTGTGTCTCCAGGGCCTGAGGAGAGCTCTGGGACTGCGGGGGACAAGTGGAGGTTAGTCCATACATTGCTTGCTCTTGGCACCCAGCTTCTTGTCTCCCCGCAGGTGATACATACCTACTTGGAAAAGACTGGCAGCAAGTACAGTTGCCCTGCTCTTCAACATAGTTGGACAGTGAACCGAGAAGGGGAGGTGAGGAAGATTCCCTCCCCACGATCACTACCTTGTCCCTTAGGGAGATGACCTTGGCTTATCTTCCCTTTAGCAAGTTGGTTGAGAAACTCTGACCAGTTTCCACCAGGCCTAGGtcttgtgcatgtgtgcatgagtATGTGAGTGACTAGGGAACCCTTGGCCTTGGTCATACTCTCTGATGGCAGACAGAAACACCTGAGCTTGGGTGGCATGACTCTCCCGGTTCCCATCTCCCCCCCTAGGGAGATCAGTTCCAGGCCTACGACAAGCTGGGTAATCGGAAGCTACTGTGGCACGGCACCAACATGGCTGTGGTGGCCGCCATCCTCACCAGTGGGCTCCGCATCATGCCACATTCTGGTGGCCGTGTTGGCAAAGGCATCTACTTTGCCTCCGAGAACAGCAAGTCAGCTGGCTATGGTGAGGTGTCCCTCGGGGCCAAGCCCTGAGTGGGTATGGGGACACTAAGGAGTATGGGGCCCATTACTTGTCCCACCTGCGGTGGATCCAGGAGAGGACCCCTCGGATAGTTACTGACTAGAGAGCTCAGTGGGGCATCCTGGGGGTTGGGGGACTCAAAGGAGGCATCCGCTGGTCAGCGacagcttcctggagaaggtgatGCAGATGGGATGAGTGTGCCAACCTGACCTGGGAGGGGGTGAAAGAGGAGCCTTCAAGGTAAAGCAGCCAGGGAATGGCACGAAGCCTGGGAGGCTGCGGCAGGTCAGCACCTCCAGGCACGGCCTGATGACAAAGCTTAGAGCAAATGCCTAGCGTGGGTGTGGGGCTTGGGGGCCCAGGAGGATCAAGGGAGCCTTATTCAGAGAGCGATGGGGAGTACAGTTGAACGTGGCTGCAGCCGTTGGGAGGGTGGCAAAGGCCAGAGGCTGCAGGGAGGCTGTGTTCCCATCCAGGCCAAATGTGATGGGCCCCCAGCCCAGGGTAATGGAGGCGGAGGAGGAGAGAATCCATGAGAGGAGTATGTGGGAGGTGGGATGGGCAGCATTGTGGGAAAGGGTTGAGGGTGTCTCCAATGACCCCCAAGTTTCTGTCCAGAGGTGTCCTCACTGAGGTGACCTGCCCCTACTGGCTCCTCAGCCCAGGTTGACCTCATTATTGGAGAACACTACCCGCCCCCACTCAAGAGAGCAAGGTCGGAGGATTCATCCAAGAGCAGATGGAGCTGAAGGTTGCTCAAGGCCAAGGTGTCCACTGGGAGGACAGAGGAGCCTAAGAGGGAGTGGAGGGTGGCCTCAGGAGAGCATTGCAAGGGGGTCCCAGGGTAGAGGGTGAAGGATGCCGTGGCAAAATCAGCAGAGCAGGCCTGAAAAGCCCCCACCCCAGATATGGTCACTGGAAGGCCATTACTGACCTTGGTGAGGGTGGCAGACGCCTGGCCTCTGGGAGTTGAGgagtggaggagagaggggggagggagcACAGCCAGGACAAGGGGCCTGGAGACATGGTTGGAGGAAGGATGGGTACTTTTCTGGGCCGGGGCAGCAAAGCCAAAGGAGATAACAGTGCAGCAGAGAGGAGCCCAGGGAGTCAGGCAGAGAGCTGGTCTGCCTACCCTGAGCCTCCCTGTGTCCCCCAGTTACTGGCATGTCCTGCGGGGCCCATGACATTGGCTACATGTTCCTGGGTGAGGTGGCACTGGGCAGAGAGTACCACATCACCATCTATGAGCCCAGCTTGAAGCAGCCACCCCCTGGCTTCGACAGTGTCATTGCCCGTGGCCACACAGAGCCTGGTGAGTCCCATGAAGCTGGACAGGCCTAAGGATAGAGGTGAGGCTGAGATGGAGCAGGATGCTTTCAGGGAGGAGGTGAGCAAGGAAGGGGcgtgtgaggaaggaaaaaaagacgcAGGATTCTTCACTGTAGTCATTCACTttatcattcaacaaacattcactgaTTCAACAAATCTTTCCTGGGCATCCAGGAGAGCTTCAAAGAAGAGGTGTCATTGACTGAGCATTGAAAGATGAGCAGGCATTTCCCAGGCAGAGAAATGGGGGAGGAGATTCCAGGCAGAAGGCCCAGCCTATGCAGTGGTTTGGAGCTTGGCAAGGTGGGAATGAGCGGCCACTCCCTGTGGTAGAAGTGGAGAGCACAGAGGGTAGGACTTACCGGTAAAGCCAAGGACCAGTGACCCTTGGGTCATCCATGGCCCTTGCTGTGCCCTGCAGTTCCAACCCAGGACACCAAGCTGGAGCTGGATGGCCAGCGAGTGGTGGTGCCCCAGGGCCAGCCCATGCCCTGCCCAGAGTTCAGCAGCTCCAGCTTCTTCCAGAGCGAGTATCTCATCTACCAGGAGAGTCAGTGCCGCCTACGCTACCTGCTGGAGGTTCGCCTCTGAGTTGTCTGCCCGACCCGCCTCCCGTCCACCGCCAGGAGCTAGACCATCATTCTCAATCTTCCTCCCATCCCTGGTGCCCCCATATCACCCTTTCTTGCTCTCAAATCTCCCTCCTGTGTCCAGACAGTGATCCCCTCTCCCTCTAATCCTTGGTGGTCCTGGCATGGCGGTGGCCTCAGTCTCTCCTCCTAAGGTGATGGGTGTGATGGACTGGCGTTATTACTGGGACACGGATACAGCAGCCTATTCAAGCCTGTGTAGTTAGAGAAGCACAGGCTGAGAGTGGGCGGGTCCCACATCCACCCGGGCCATCCACCCTGGCCCAGACTGTCCATCCGAGAGAGGCGTGATCACCGAGGTGGGCTGAACTTCAGACATGCACAGGCAAGTGTATTAAACATTGTATTGGCTCACCCCCTGACCTCTGCTTGTCTGTGCCAAAGCTGCACCAGGCCTGGGCCTCCTTGCTCTCCACAGTGACCCACCACACCACATAGCAGTTCCAGCCCCACTCCAGGGAGTGACCACTCACACGGGTGGACGTGGGTTGTACACACACTCCCACCCACCCTGGTCAGTCTACATTGGTCACTGCAACAACCGGCCTCCTCTGATCATTGAGCCTCCAAAAGGGACCCTCCCCATCAACTCAGAACTGTTGGTCATGTGGGGACCCACCTGGTGATTCTGTCCTTTAGCCCAGACATGGCCAGGCAAATCAAGCGTTCCTTGTGTCTTGGCACCAAACACCCATGTGTGTCTTCTATGTGAATATCATAAATGAATTGAGAATATCTGCAAGGGGTGCAGCTCTGCTGTCATGAAAGGAATGCTAGTTATCACCCAAGTTACCCTGTCCACAAACAAGGGGTGCAGATGCTAGACAGCAGGTCAGGGTCCAGTGCAGTGTCACACAccacatttagttgtcatgtctctttggtCTCCTTTCATCTGAAACCAttcttcagccttttttttttttccttcataacttTGACACTCTTGACACTACTGAAGAGTACAGGTCAGTTGTTTTATAGACTGTCTCTCAGTtcgggtttgtctgatgttttgtAGTGATTAGATTCAGGCATTGTAGTTTGGGCAGGAACATTACATGAATGCTGTGTCCTCGGTGCACTATATCAGGAGGGACATATCCCATTCTTGGTGATGTAAATTTGGTTGCTCAAGGTTGTGTccaccaggtttctccactgggAAGTTACCATTTCCCCCATTTGTAATTAATCAGTAATCTGTGGGGAAATATTTTGAGGTGTGAATGTCCCATTCCTCATCAACTTTCACCCGCTAGCTTTAAAATCCAATGATGATTTTTACCTGAAATCGATGACTTGAATCGATTTTTGCTAAGATGGTTGCAAATGATAgttatctaatttaattccatcatttcttctatatttattaataatagccCCCTTTGTTTATTATCAGTATGGATTTGTGGGTTCCTATTTTATGCAAtgggttataatccattactgttattattttgatCCTCAAATTGTCCCAGCTTTGGCCAGCAGAAGGTCCTTCAAGCTGACTGTGTCTACATCATTTTATGAGCACTTCCTTATGTTCTGGTATCACacgatgttccaggctcatcttgcacaaacctagaatcagccatttctccaaggagccctggttccctAGAGcaggaaatggtatttagaatCCAAGATCTGGGCAGTAGGTATGCTCTTTGGTACTGGGTGTCATTGCTTTTCAGTCCCGGTAGCAAAGAGGGCtaggaaatatgtatatgtaaataaacacatctatctgtgtctgtttctccAATTCCAATCCAACACCATATGGTCTTTCCATTCTTCCCCATATCCATAATTTTACTCCCTTCCCCAACTGTCAGAACTTTGGTTCTCATCAACatcaatatatttacttatttgctcaaTCCCACACAAAAAGCAGTTTCAGAATTGCTACACCCAATACCATTGTGAAAAACTTTCTAAGTAGAGCTCAAGATTTACTGAATCATTCAAGATTATCTTTTTGTCTTTAGACTGAGGGTCAATGGTCAAAGCAACAATTTGAACACAGGTTCAAATGTTACTTGGATTAGTTATTTATTTCCCTTCAGTGTGGTTATATTATTCATTTGAAATGCAGGTAGGTTCATTTGCTTCTATTTATATTCACTTTTAGGGTTTTTCTCAtctttgttgatttatttttttcaacacgTAGAGAGCATTAACATGGTTCTCAAAAGTCCAATCTATCCAAATCTATGCTCAGAAGAGTGTCCTCCTAGCCCTCTCACTCCATGCCCACCCACCTGCTGTAGTTTCTGGTTTATCCTTCCtgcatttctttggaaaaaaaccaaaaaacaaaaacagacaaactacaaaatgttttgtgtgtattttttatttttttggccgcacggcatgcaggatcttccccagccagggatcgaacccgcaccccctgcagtggaagcatgtagtcttaaccactggaccgccagggaagtcccaaggtgttttttgtttttttttttaaataaatttatttatttatttatttttggctgcattgggtcttcattgctgcacgcgggctttctctagttgcggcgagcaggggctacttttcgttgtggtgcgcgggcttctcattgcggtgacttctcttgttgtggagcacgggctctaggcgcgcgggcttcggtagttgtggcacacaggctcagtagttgtggtgtgcggactccgtagttgtggcacacaggcttagttgctccgtggcatgtgggatcttcttggaccagggctcgaacccatatcccctgcattggcaggcggattctcaaccactgcaccaccagagaagcccttgttttgtttttaatttatttattttatttatttatttttggctgcattgggtcttcgttgctgcgtgcgggctttctctagttgcagcgagtgggggctactcttcgttgcagcgtgcgtgcccctcactgtggtggcttctcttgttgcggagcatgggctctaggcgcacaggcttcagtagttgtggcacgcggggtcagtagttagttgtggctcatgggctctagagcgcaggctcaatagttgtgggcgcatgggcttagctgcttcacggcatgtgggatcttcccagaccagggctcgaacccgtgtcccctgcattggcaggcagattcctaaccactgtgccaccaaggaagtcccttccaAAGTGTTTTAATTGCTAATTTAGTTGAATGATTTTGCAGGGAGCATGCACTCTCCAACCCACCATAGTCCCCATCCCTCCCTATTGCCTTCCCCAGTCCCCTGTTCTCATTTGCTTTCCCACCTGGCCTTGCTGAGCCCTCCCCAGACCCTGGTGGCTTGGGGGCTGCCCCAGGCCTGCAGGCCTAACTGGGCAGTGAGAAAGCCAATGCTCTCTCCTTTTTCTGAACCAAGACCTCAAGAATCCAGCTTCACCTCCTGGAGGCAAATGCCCACATTCAAGTTGTGGTCAAGTACAGGAAGTGGTGCCTGTGTGGATAGAGCTTAGGAAGCAGGCGACCTGGTTTCCAGGTATAACTTGGCTGTGTAATCCAGAACACattccttccctctctgagcaccagttttctcatctgaataaTAAGAGAATTGGACCGGGGCCCTTTGAATTCCAGCAACAGGTGACTCAAATCCAGAGGTTCATGCCCTGTTGTCTGCCACCCAGATCTGTGCTGATGCGGACTGCGTGCCTGTGAGGGGTTCTAGGGGCACAGGCACAAGCAAGAcacagacaaggtccctgctctcaagggGCTTGCACTCTAATAAAACAGGCTCTAAACAAGTATGTGCATAGATACGAAATACAATATCAGGTAGGAAAAGTACCAGGAAGAACAATAAAGTAGGGTTAAAGGAGTAGTGATGGGAAAGTGGAACAATTTTAGAAAAGATGGTCACTGAAGGCAGAGACCTGAATTAAGTGAGGGAGCAAGCCATGGAGAGATCTGAGGCAAGGGTGTTCTGACAGAGGAAAcggcacatgcaaagatgctgaGGTGGAAACCAGTTTGACATGTGGGAGGACAGGCATGAAGACTGTACGGCTGGAAGTATGGGAGGCAAGGAGGAGGCgggtgaggtcagagaggtggggagaaggcCATCTCAGCAAAGAGGAGGTGAGATTCTATTTTGATGATGGGAAGTTTTTGGAAGGATGAGTGCAGGATCATGACCTGATCTCATTTGTCTTTAGAGGGATCCACTTCAGCCAGCTATGTAGAGAGTGGATCTGTGGTGTCAGTCAAGATCCAATCAACAAAAGAGAAATCACTCTATGTATTCCAGACAAGAGGAATTTGATACAGGGAAGGAATTGAATTACCAAAGGGGCTGGTAAGTCAACCCTGGGATTAGCAACAGCAGGAAGTTGCTACCACTCTTAGGCTGGAAGAATGATGGTATTCCAATGCCCAGAGGCCAGGGTCACCCAGCAGGCACCAGAACCCCAGAGGGGACTGCCTGAAGGGAGCCAGGGCTATGGAGAGAGAGGATGTCCTCCACAGAGGCAGATCCAGGCTGAGCATGAAAGGGAAAATACCCTGGCTTCTTCCCTCCTGCCACCCTCCAGCCTTCTGCTGGTAACTTCCATTGGCTGAATTTACCCAAAAACCAAATGACAAAGGAGCCTGGGAAATCAGTTTCTTAGAAGGCAGAGCAGTGCTGTGGAAGATGGGAATGGATCTAAGGGCAAACAGACAAATGACCAGCACAAGGTGCAGAAGCAGAGGCCAGGACGGGTCTGAAATGGTCCAGGTGAGGGGTGATAGTGGCTGGGAGCATGGTAGTGGTGGTGAGAAATGGCTGGATTCAGACACattgatggattggatgtggtgtgtggaggaaagggaggtGTCAATGGAAACTTCTGAGATGGCATTTACTAAGAGGGGGAAGACTCTGTGGAGCAGATTGGGGTGGGGGGTCATGAGTCAAGTCCTGTTTTGGGGCATAGGACTTTTGAGATGCCCAGTAGTCCCTGTACTGGGGGTGATGTTGAAGAGACAGCTGGAAACCCAAGACTGGGGttcaggggagaggaaggagcttCAGACACAAAGGCAAGCCATCAGGGTATACATGGGGTTTTGCCATGGGACTGGGTGACACCACCTGGGGGGCATATGCCCCATTGGAGTCACATGGCTTTCCCTGAGACAATACCTTGGTGGTGGGGGGTGCAACACACTGACTGGCCAGGACTGGGTTTCGTGCCTAGTCAGGAATGTGATATGAAAGGTGAGGGTCTTGCTCACCCAAACCACATGTCCTGAGTTGGGAAGAGGTGGCTTCCTAAAGAAAACTCAGAGTGTGCTTAGCAGAAGGGGACTTGTTTGctaacagcaaaaacaaaacaaaacaaacagcagtTGCTCCCTAAGGGTTCCTCTCATTAATTCCACAGTGTCTTGAAGCACCTATTCTGTGCCAAGCTAATACCAGCTGAgcaacctactatgtgccaagtccTGTGCTTTTCCCCTCACTTTACCTAGAGAACTAGCCCTCCTGAGGACCAGAGGGTACCTAGGGGTCTCCCAGCTCCAGCTCTCGTCTCACtggtacctcagtttcccctcagTACAAAGGCTGAATGATCCGATTAACCCCACTGATGGGGATGGCAGAAGACAGCAGATGTGGGGGGTGGCACTTCCCACCCCTGGAAAAGGCAGAATAGGATGtggctgactccaaagcccacactCTAATGTCCTGAGTCTCACTCCAGCCTGTGTCTGCTCTGGGCCCCCCTCCCGAAGCACCCACAGCACTTCCACAGCACAGCCTTCAGCCTCCAGCTGGCAGCTGCTAGGACCCAGGGGGCCGGCgccaggccctgcccctcccttgcCAGCTCTGTGTGTCTCCAAAGGGCAGCATCAAAGTGACAGCCAGTACCATCTCCAGCAGGGGCTGAGTTgctggggtggaggagagagcCACAGTCCCAGCCTTGCACACTTCCATGGGGCCGGCCAAGCCCCCAAGAGAATGGCAGCCTGGGTGTCTGAGCCAGCGCCTGCGCAGCCTGTGAGGTGAGAGGCTAGAGGACCAACGGACGGGTGATGGGAATGGGGCCGGGGGTggcgaggggcgggggggggggggggggaagctccATTTCGCTCTCTGCATCCCAGCACAGGGTGAAGCCTGAGCGCTCGAATGGCCAACGCCACAGGGCTGAACGCACCAGAAGTCGCAGCCTCGATGGGGTTGATCCTGGCGGCTGTCGTGGAGGCGGCAGCACTGCTGGGCAACGGCGCACTGCTGGTTGTGGTGCTGCGCACGCCGGGACTACGCGACGCCCTCTACCTCGTGCACCTGTGCGTAGTGGACCTGCTGGCTGCCGGCTCCATCATGCCGCTGGGCCTGCTGGCCGCTCCGCCGCCGGGGCTGGGCCGCGTGCGCCTGGGCCCCGCGCCCTGCCGCGCGGCGCGCTTCCTCTCGGCGGCGCTGCTGCCCGCCTGTACGCTCGGCGTGGCGGCGCTCGGCCTGGCGCGCTACCGCCTCATAGTGCACCCGCTGCGGCCTGGCGCGCGGCCTCCGCCCACCCTCGTGCTCACCGCCGTGTGGGCGGCGGCGGGGCTGCTGGGCGCGCTCTCCTTGCTCGGGCCGCCGCCCGCACCGCCCCCTGCCCCGGCTCGCTGCTCGGTCCTGGCCGGGGGCCTCGAGCCCTTCCGGCCGCTCTGGGCGCTGCTGGCCTTCGCGCTGCCCGCCCTCCTGCTGCTCGGAGCCTACGGCGGCATCTTCCTCGTGGCGCGCCGCGCTGCCCTGCGGCCCCCGCGGCCCGCGCGCGGGTCCCGGCCGCGCTCCGACTCTCTGGACAGCCGCCTCTCCATCTTGCCGCCCCTTCGGCCTCGCCCGCCCTGGGGCAAAGCAGCCCTGGCCCCGGCGCTGGCCGTGGGCCAGTTCGCAGCCTGCTGGCTGCCTTACGGCTGTGCGTGCCTAGCGCCCGCTGCCCAGGCCGCCGTGGCAGAGGCGGCCGTCACCTGGGTAGCCTACTCGGCCTTCGCGGCTCACCCCTTCCTGTACGGCCTGCTGCAGCGCCCTGTACGCCGGACGCTGGGCCGCCTCGCCCGACGAGTGCTACCCCGGCCCCCGCGGGCCTGCACTTCGCGGGCCTGGCACCCGCGGGCCCTCCTGCAGCACCTCCATAGACCTCCAGAGGGCCCTGTGCTAGGCCCTTCTGGGACACCAGAACAAGCCCGGGATTTGGCAGGAAGGGAGAGCCTGAGCATGCCAGAGGCCACGTGAGAGATGTCTCCCAAGGTGAGCCGGGACTGGAGAAAGCAGGGTGGTATCACAAAGGGCCCATCCATCCTCCAGCACAGCTTATGGCAGGTAGCCTGCCTGCACTTCTGGCTCTGGAATGGGAGAAAGGGGGCCTGCAGCCTAGTGAGGCCCAGAGGCTTCTGGGAGCTAGGAATCCTGAGTTCTGGGCCCAACTCTGCATGGCCTTGTACACAGACCTACCCTTCCCTAGgcatcagttttcccatctgtaccCTGGACCATCTCTAAGGGTTCCTCCAGCTTGGGTGATCTGGACACTCATGGATGATCCCCAGGCCAAGGAAGCAGCAGAGGTGGGCAGGATCACAGAGAAGAGGGCCCTAATGGCTCACAGCCAAAGGGAATGGGCCAAGTAGGGCAGGGTCTGGGTTACAGCCACAGCAGGAGGAACCAGTGAAGCGACATTCAGAAAGACCTCCCGCACATCTGCACCAAGGAGAGGCTGGACAAAACTACTGGAACTCCTCCATCAGCTTCTAAAAATGCCCAGAAAACAACTGGATCACTTTGGTGCCAGAGGCAGGAGGCTGGACAACATGACCGCCCAAAGAGCCCTAAAGCCCCAGAACTGGCATGTGGAAGGGGCCGAGGCCCAGCTGGGGCTGATGGAGTCACAGATGGGGGTCCTCTGGGATCTCAGCTACACCCGTTTTCTGGAGGTTTTGCCAATACCCACAGTGTTTCACAGCTTCCTGGTCTCTCAgaatatttattcaaaaacaGGAATTGAAAAAACTGTACAGAGTGTCTGCTGCTGAGAACTCGGCCCCTGCCCCCATGCCACTCCCCCAGCTGCCTGGCAGTGACCCCACTTCGGGTTGCCCTCTGCCAAGCCCAGCCAGTCCATTCCAGTCAAAAGGGTATCAGTGGAAGCAGCAGGAATctgcagggaggtggggagagaagcatggcccccagccacccccaggcctcctccctgaTCCCCACAGGGGGACAGGAGGCAGGGAAGCCCTGAGGGATGGGGAGTGCATGAGTGACCCCCCCCAAAGTGGGGGCACTTAGGATGCTCCCTGCATCCAAGCACAGAGCTAGAGGGGATCAAGACCCCTACCCTGGGGCTGCTGCAGCTCCCCGAACCCTGGGCCAAAAACCGCCCCCACTCCGAGAGCAGGAACTCCCACAGaccggggcagggtggggggtgcATCCATGCGTCTGGGCATTAGCGGTGTTTGGGACCCCCCCCTCCCCGGGGTGGAGTCTCCTTGGGCAGATAATGGAGGCAGCCCCCTGCCGCAGTCCTGCCTGCCCCCGTGCCTGTGCCTCGGCCGGCCTCAGTAGGGGGAGAATTTCTGCCGCTCAGCTTTCTTGCTCCCATTGGCCGCTGCCATCTTGGCAGTGTAGGCCGCCAAGCCTGGCGGTGGCCCTGGGGAGGCAGGTGGTAGAGCCAAGAAGGGTACAGGCTTGAGGCCGATGAAGTTGGAGAGGGAGATGGCGTAGGGCGTGCCCAGCAGGCCTGGGGGAGCGGTGGGCAGGGCCGTCAGGGGTGGCGAGAAGGGGGCAGGCAGGTCTGTGGGGGCCGAGCCGGGTGTCGCCCCAGAGGTAGACTTGGCCGTTTCTAAACTGGAAAGAGGGATAGAGGGGGAAGatgaaggggaaggtggggggtgAGAAAGGAGGCAATGAGGGCAAATGTAAGGGGTGAGATTAGATGAAAAATAGAGAGGACTTGAGAACAATGACCTGGGGTGGGTGTGTTTGAGAAGAAGATGGGAAAGGTTGGAAGAGCGCGGACGGGAAGAAAGGACAAGCAGATATAGCACTGGGTAAGGGGAGAAATGG
Above is a genomic segment from Eubalaena glacialis isolate mEubGla1 chromosome 7, mEubGla1.1.hap2.+ XY, whole genome shotgun sequence containing:
- the GPR62 gene encoding G-protein coupled receptor 62, which encodes MANATGLNAPEVAASMGLILAAVVEAAALLGNGALLVVVLRTPGLRDALYLVHLCVVDLLAAGSIMPLGLLAAPPPGLGRVRLGPAPCRAARFLSAALLPACTLGVAALGLARYRLIVHPLRPGARPPPTLVLTAVWAAAGLLGALSLLGPPPAPPPAPARCSVLAGGLEPFRPLWALLAFALPALLLLGAYGGIFLVARRAALRPPRPARGSRPRSDSLDSRLSILPPLRPRPPWGKAALAPALAVGQFAACWLPYGCACLAPAAQAAVAEAAVTWVAYSAFAAHPFLYGLLQRPVRRTLGRLARRVLPRPPRACTSRAWHPRALLQHLHRPPEGPVLGPSGTPEQARDLAGRESLSMPEAT